A genomic stretch from Elusimicrobiota bacterium includes:
- a CDS encoding AAA family ATPase — translation MNFEEEITLLIKSRYPLVLVDTMDEDYILKALYSISENISFGFYSWSLTKGLRAGKNENSFYQSGEPVTMLKLAGDIIKEGGRAVFALSDLHKFLEDAVVSRLFKDLLSAIKDTPTTLVLLGSGQKIPPDISSFAARISGGYPDEREIMAEINRTVADFKTSVVRVSVDLSAEDLMRMVRGLKGLSLQQIRNILNVCITKDNILNAADLAEIDRFKKEAFDRDGILEYFGSEPDSAMAGYANLKRWLNERKRSFLPGAPANLPPPKGVLLLGVQGCGKSLAAKVAAGELGLPLYRLDLNRLYSKYIGETEENLRKALKTVESLSPVCLWIDEIEKIFASSSGEIDGGVSKRVLGEMLTWMQERSDRSFIAATSNDIDNLPPELLRKGRFDEIFFADLPDTFARQEIFRVHLAKRGLQAAAFDTGQLALASEGFSGAEIEQAVISALYSASGSGKNISTGGILEQLRLTRPLSVVKSESVNALRDWAKERAMLPV, via the coding sequence ATGAACTTTGAAGAAGAAATCACCCTCCTTATAAAATCCCGCTATCCGCTGGTGCTTGTTGATACCATGGACGAGGATTATATCCTCAAAGCGCTTTACTCCATATCTGAAAATATTTCTTTTGGTTTCTACAGCTGGAGCCTTACCAAGGGGTTGCGCGCGGGAAAGAACGAAAACTCTTTTTATCAGTCAGGCGAGCCGGTAACCATGCTGAAGCTCGCCGGCGATATCATTAAAGAAGGCGGCAGAGCTGTTTTCGCGCTGAGCGATCTGCATAAATTCCTTGAAGACGCGGTCGTTTCCAGGCTGTTCAAGGATCTTTTATCGGCTATAAAAGACACGCCCACAACGCTCGTTCTGCTCGGTTCCGGGCAAAAGATCCCGCCGGATATCTCCTCGTTTGCGGCGCGCATCTCCGGCGGATATCCGGATGAGCGCGAGATCATGGCCGAGATAAACCGTACGGTGGCCGACTTTAAAACTTCCGTTGTGCGCGTTTCGGTGGATCTCTCCGCGGAGGATCTAATGCGCATGGTGAGGGGGCTTAAAGGGCTGTCTCTGCAGCAGATAAGAAATATTCTCAACGTCTGCATCACGAAAGACAATATCCTTAACGCCGCGGACCTGGCCGAAATAGACAGGTTCAAAAAAGAGGCCTTTGACCGTGACGGGATACTTGAATATTTCGGCTCCGAGCCGGATTCCGCCATGGCCGGCTATGCGAATTTAAAGCGCTGGCTGAATGAGAGAAAAAGATCGTTCCTTCCCGGAGCGCCCGCTAATTTGCCTCCGCCGAAAGGCGTACTGCTGCTGGGCGTGCAGGGCTGCGGCAAGAGCCTGGCGGCCAAGGTGGCGGCGGGCGAGCTGGGCCTTCCTTTATACCGCCTTGACCTGAACCGGCTTTATTCAAAGTATATAGGCGAAACCGAGGAAAATCTGCGCAAGGCCCTTAAAACGGTGGAAAGCCTGTCGCCTGTATGCCTTTGGATAGATGAAATAGAAAAAATATTCGCCTCCTCCTCAGGGGAAATAGACGGCGGGGTGTCAAAGCGCGTGCTTGGCGAGATGCTGACCTGGATGCAGGAGCGCAGCGATAGGTCTTTTATCGCCGCCACTTCAAACGATATAGACAATCTGCCTCCCGAGCTTTTGCGCAAAGGCCGCTTTGACGAGATATTTTTTGCCGATCTGCCCGATACTTTCGCCCGTCAGGAAATATTCCGCGTACACCTGGCCAAACGCGGGCTTCAGGCCGCCGCTTTTGACACGGGGCAGCTCGCCCTTGCCTCGGAAGGTTTCAGCGGGGCTGAAATAGAGCAGGCGGTCATTTCTGCCCTTTACAGCGCCTCCGGTTCCGGTAAAAACATCTCCACCGGAGGTATATTGGAACAGCTCCGGCTTACCCGCCCGCTTTCGGTGGTAAAATCGGAAAGCGTGAACGCCCTGCGCGACTGGGCAAAAGAAAGAGCCATGTTACCGGTGTGA